In Rhodanobacter denitrificans, the sequence GTGCGCCGCCAGCGCGCTGCGCAGGTCGGCCACGCGCGCGCCCGCGGGCACCTCCAGCGTCACCGCCGCAGCCGGCTCGTAATCGCGGAACGCGCCGAACAGGCTGACTTCGACCTTCATGCCTCGCTCCCGATCGCCAGCGGCTGCAAGTGCCCCAGCGCGTAAACCTCGACCATGCTGCCCGGTTCGCGCACCTGCGCATCCTCGGCCAGCACCACCCAACCGCCGGTGTCGAGCAGCGGCCGGATCCGGAACGACTCCTGCCCGTCCAGCAGCACGGCCTGCAAGCGTCCGTCGGCCGCCAGCGCCAGCTTGCCCTTGAGGAAGCAGCGCAGCGGCGCGCGCTGCTCGAAGCGCTGCCGCAACGGCAACCGCAGCGGGCGCTCCGGCGGCAGGCCGAGCATGCCGCGCAGGGCCGGCTCGACGAAGAAGCGCAGGCCCACCGCGCTGGACACCGGGTTCCCGGGCAGCCCGAAGAACAACGCGCCATCCGGCAAACTGGCAAACAGCAAGGGCTTGCCCGGGCGAATCCGCAGCTTGTGGAAATGGATCCGCGCACCGAGCCCGCGCAGCGCCTCGGGCACGAAATCATGGCGCCCCATCGACACCGCGCCGGTACTGAGCACGACGGTGGCCCCGGCGTGCAGCGCCTCGCCCAGCGCGCGCACGAAGGCCGCCGGATCGTCCCCCACCGTCTGCCGATACACCACCTGCGCGCCGGCGGCGACGAGGCGCACGGCCAGGAACGGGCCGTTGCTGTTGCGGATCTGCCCGCTCTGCAGC encodes:
- the glp gene encoding molybdopterin molybdotransferase MoeA, with translation MIGYHDALMLILECTRRLPERPCPVDQALGRVLARPVSSPAALPPFDNAAMDGFALHAGQARLPAGSEHAVMGAQAAGDALAQADGGAWEIMTGARMPAGMDTVVPVEQVEIVEQAGDGRPRRIRLSIDVEAGRHVRRCGEDVPLDAEVIPAGELLQAQHLALLAALGIAEVPVVRRPRVAIICTGRELVDDPGQPLQSGQIRNSNGPFLAVRLVAAGAQVVYRQTVGDDPAAFVRALGEALHAGATVVLSTGAVSMGRHDFVPEALRGLGARIHFHKLRIRPGKPLLFASLPDGALFFGLPGNPVSSAVGLRFFVEPALRGMLGLPPERPLRLPLRQRFEQRAPLRCFLKGKLALAADGRLQAVLLDGQESFRIRPLLDTGGWVVLAEDAQVREPGSMVEVYALGHLQPLAIGSEA